A single window of Priestia filamentosa DNA harbors:
- a CDS encoding carbohydrate ABC transporter permease, whose translation MKKKKNVLVTILLIIGTFAIFLPLYLTINIALKSPSEMSNPLLSLPQEWRFQNFADAIEATNFFQAFKNSFLVTFFVVVFTVLTNSLVSYAIARNMHKKYFKALFYYFISAMFVPFPIIMLPIVRQTAIWHMDNIVGLIFLYIVYQLSFNVFLYVGYIKSIPIALEEAAIIDGASSWGVFWKVVFPLLAPMNATVAILTCLAAWNDFMLPLVILSDPSDATLPLAQYIFQSEFSTNYNLAFASYLLALLPMLIVYLVAQKWIINGVTRGAIK comes from the coding sequence ATTAAGAAAAAGAAAAATGTGTTGGTTACAATCCTTCTGATTATTGGAACATTTGCTATCTTTCTGCCCCTATATTTAACAATTAATATTGCTTTGAAGTCACCAAGCGAGATGTCTAACCCATTACTATCTCTGCCGCAGGAATGGAGATTTCAAAACTTCGCAGATGCCATAGAAGCAACAAACTTTTTCCAAGCTTTTAAAAATAGTTTTCTTGTTACCTTTTTCGTTGTTGTTTTTACGGTGCTAACAAACTCACTTGTTTCTTATGCAATTGCCCGGAACATGCATAAAAAGTATTTCAAAGCGCTTTTCTATTATTTTATTAGTGCGATGTTTGTTCCCTTTCCAATCATTATGCTTCCGATTGTAAGACAAACAGCAATTTGGCATATGGACAACATAGTTGGCTTAATCTTTCTTTATATTGTGTATCAGCTTTCATTTAACGTTTTCTTGTATGTTGGGTATATCAAGTCCATTCCGATTGCGTTAGAAGAAGCGGCGATTATCGATGGCGCAAGTTCATGGGGGGTTTTTTGGAAAGTCGTCTTCCCTCTATTAGCACCAATGAATGCAACTGTTGCGATTTTAACTTGTTTAGCGGCGTGGAACGATTTTATGTTGCCGCTCGTCATCTTGTCTGATCCAAGTGATGCAACACTGCCACTCGCTCAATATATCTTTCAGTCTGAATTTAGCACAAATTACAATTTAGCTTTTGCTTCCTATTTATTAGCGCTCTTGCCGATGTTGATTGTCTATCTAGTTGCGCAAAAATGGATTATCAACGGTGTCACAAGAGGAGCGATAAAGTAA
- a CDS encoding glycosyltransferase family 4 protein yields the protein MKILFLTQFFPPETGAASKRIHGLARHLVNLGHEVYVVTGMPNYPSGKIKKEYQGKKFHFEEIDGIKVFRYYVYVSNKRNTLNRLFNYFSLVFSSLFFLFKRKKVDIIITSSPPLFLGISGVIMSKVKRIPHIFDVRDIWPNIAVEMGEISEQSKAYKLMSSIETYIYKNSSILTVVTKGKKETLVRKGIDKEKVRLISNGFDEEFLDFPINHQIAEEYGLLNKFNLLYAGIIGIAQGIDLIIQAAEILKPYSEIQFVLVGTGAELEKMKSLVKEKKLDNIVFTGEQPHINIRSFLYYSHVALVPLKSDALKDSVPTKLYEALGAGRPVILSASGDSEEVVKESKGGLVIKPGDVNMLVQSIEKLYKDKSFYNYCKESSRDYILSNYSRKSIAKTFEQELKSILKSK from the coding sequence GTGAAAATATTATTTTTAACCCAATTTTTCCCTCCAGAAACTGGAGCTGCTTCAAAGAGGATACATGGTTTGGCAAGACATTTAGTAAATTTAGGACATGAAGTATATGTTGTAACTGGTATGCCTAATTATCCAAGTGGTAAAATAAAAAAAGAATATCAGGGCAAAAAATTTCATTTCGAAGAGATAGATGGAATAAAGGTTTTCCGATACTATGTTTATGTTTCTAATAAGAGAAACACTTTAAATAGGCTTTTCAATTACTTCTCATTAGTCTTCTCATCTTTATTTTTCCTATTTAAAAGAAAAAAAGTAGATATAATCATTACCTCTTCACCACCCTTATTTCTGGGAATATCAGGGGTAATTATGAGTAAAGTTAAGAGAATTCCCCATATATTTGACGTAAGGGATATTTGGCCAAATATAGCAGTTGAAATGGGGGAAATTTCCGAACAATCTAAAGCATATAAATTAATGAGCAGTATTGAAACTTATATATATAAAAATTCATCTATTTTAACAGTTGTAACAAAAGGAAAGAAGGAGACATTAGTTAGAAAAGGGATAGATAAAGAGAAAGTTAGATTAATAAGCAATGGTTTTGATGAAGAGTTTCTCGATTTCCCAATTAATCATCAAATTGCTGAAGAGTATGGACTTTTAAATAAGTTCAATTTACTCTACGCTGGAATAATAGGTATAGCACAAGGAATTGATTTAATCATTCAGGCAGCAGAAATATTGAAGCCATATAGTGAAATACAATTTGTACTCGTAGGAACAGGTGCTGAGTTAGAGAAAATGAAAAGCTTAGTAAAAGAGAAGAAGTTAGATAATATAGTATTTACTGGTGAACAACCACACATTAATATTAGATCATTCTTATATTATTCCCACGTAGCGCTTGTGCCACTTAAGAGTGATGCCTTAAAAGATAGCGTACCAACAAAGTTATATGAAGCTCTTGGAGCAGGAAGACCTGTTATTTTAAGCGCAAGTGGTGATTCAGAAGAGGTAGTAAAAGAGTCAAAAGGTGGCCTTGTTATAAAACCAGGTGATGTAAATATGCTTGTTCAGTCTATAGAAAAGTTGTATAAAGATAAAAGTTTTTATAATTATTGTAAGGAAAGTAGTAGAGATTATATTTTAAGTAATTATAGTAGAAAGTCAATTGCCAAAACATTTGAACAAGAACTTAAATCAATATTAAAAAGTAAATAA
- a CDS encoding glycosyltransferase produces MKTVFMFPNDPNPRFIKRMKFTCENGLKTYLIYWNRGINTPYTLPDNVVCYPVNLKVKLGDRIKKFFLLPIFLYKGLIRLIKIKPDIIHVGLIDMLFTATIYKTFFNKKVKIIYEIGDLPKFIINKHSGIKEILRKFIVYLEKKLSKGISLLILTSPYFWDEYYQEFVEEEKYLYIANAPSKELFGKFKKKDLNGRIVIGYIGFVRYKKQILNLIDAVRKYKDTFEIYIAGEGPDAKEIREYIVNTNAEDFVTMSGAYNYSRDILDIYSKVDIVYSVYDTSFENVKLALPNKLYEAIVCELPMIVAKNTQLEKFVLDYKIGYSVDDQDVEDLSNLLKLIKEDPRVLENASQLSPEIKNSNFVEEYNKKLLLKYKSLLKEIESSKSFN; encoded by the coding sequence ATGAAAACTGTTTTTATGTTTCCAAATGATCCTAATCCTAGATTTATTAAAAGGATGAAGTTCACTTGTGAAAATGGTCTAAAGACCTATCTAATATACTGGAATCGAGGTATCAATACACCATATACATTACCTGACAATGTTGTTTGCTATCCAGTTAACCTCAAAGTGAAATTAGGGGATAGAATTAAGAAGTTTTTTCTCCTTCCTATTTTCCTGTATAAGGGGTTGATAAGGCTTATAAAAATAAAACCTGACATTATTCATGTTGGATTAATAGACATGTTATTTACAGCCACTATATATAAAACCTTTTTTAATAAAAAGGTGAAAATTATATATGAAATAGGGGATCTTCCCAAATTCATAATAAATAAACATTCAGGAATAAAAGAGATTTTAAGAAAATTTATTGTTTATCTTGAAAAAAAACTCTCTAAAGGAATAAGCCTACTGATTCTAACCTCCCCTTATTTTTGGGATGAGTATTATCAAGAATTTGTAGAAGAAGAAAAGTATCTTTATATAGCAAATGCACCTTCTAAAGAACTGTTTGGGAAGTTTAAGAAAAAAGATTTAAACGGAAGGATCGTAATAGGTTATATAGGCTTTGTTAGATATAAAAAGCAAATATTGAATTTAATTGATGCCGTTCGAAAGTACAAAGATACTTTTGAAATTTATATTGCTGGTGAAGGTCCTGATGCTAAGGAGATAAGAGAGTATATCGTAAATACAAATGCTGAGGATTTTGTAACAATGTCCGGAGCTTATAATTATAGTAGAGATATTCTGGATATATATTCAAAAGTTGATATAGTCTATTCAGTATACGATACTTCATTTGAAAATGTTAAATTAGCCTTACCAAATAAGCTGTATGAAGCAATCGTTTGTGAATTGCCAATGATTGTTGCCAAGAATACACAACTTGAAAAATTCGTTCTAGACTATAAAATTGGTTATTCAGTAGATGATCAAGATGTAGAAGATTTATCAAATCTATTAAAGCTTATTAAAGAAGACCCTAGAGTTTTAGAAAATGCTAGCCAACTAAGTCCAGAGATTAAAAATTCTAATTTCGTTGAAGAGTATAATAAAAAATTATTATTAAAATATAAATCTCTATTGAAAGAGATAGAGAGTAGTAAGTCCTTTAACTAA
- a CDS encoding CpsB/CapC family capsule biosynthesis tyrosine phosphatase, giving the protein MLDIHCHILHGVDDGAENEAASLEMAREAVREGITKNLATPHHKNERYDNRKEDILLKVKKLDDLLQREEVPLTILPGQETRIYGEILEDIEKDEILTLMEKKVKTYLI; this is encoded by the coding sequence TTGTTAGATATTCATTGTCACATTTTACACGGCGTTGACGATGGAGCAGAAAACGAAGCGGCATCACTCGAAATGGCTCGAGAAGCCGTTCGTGAAGGCATCACGAAGAACCTCGCAACTCCACATCACAAAAATGAAAGATATGATAATCGCAAAGAAGACATACTTTTAAAAGTAAAGAAACTAGACGATTTACTTCAAAGAGAAGAGGTTCCTCTAACCATCTTACCAGGACAAGAAACCCGTATTTATGGTGAAATACTTGAAGATATTGAAAAAGATGAGATTCTTACTTTAATGGAGAAAAAGGTAAAAACCTACTTAATTTAA
- a CDS encoding carbohydrate ABC transporter permease yields the protein MLHRGRIFYFMTIPALLLFFVFHTYPALQGIFYSFTNWRGYGEWEFVGLKNYFNVFQDFRALHAYGFTFQFAIVGTILVNILSLIIALGLNANVYFQKTLRAIYFIPNILSILIVGFIFKFIFTQFLPQIATFTGIESLSQSILGNPTTAWLGIVFMAVWQATAFNTILYLAGLQTVPGDIYEAAAIDGTGPWRRFFSITFPLIAPFFTINMVLSMKGFLMVFDHIVALTGGGPGQSTESISLLIYKGGFGGGEFAYQSANAVIYFIIIVAISVFQLRVLQKREVDL from the coding sequence ATGCTCCATCGAGGCCGCATTTTTTACTTTATGACAATACCAGCACTGCTGCTGTTTTTCGTATTCCATACGTATCCAGCACTTCAAGGAATCTTTTATAGCTTCACAAACTGGAGAGGATATGGAGAGTGGGAGTTTGTTGGTTTGAAAAATTACTTCAATGTCTTCCAAGACTTTCGGGCCCTCCACGCCTATGGCTTTACTTTTCAATTTGCCATTGTTGGGACCATTTTAGTCAATATCTTAAGTCTAATTATTGCCCTAGGTCTTAATGCAAATGTTTACTTTCAAAAAACGCTTAGAGCGATCTACTTTATTCCGAACATTTTAAGTATTCTTATTGTCGGTTTTATTTTTAAGTTCATCTTTACACAGTTTTTGCCTCAGATTGCCACCTTTACAGGAATTGAGTCTCTATCACAGAGCATCCTAGGAAATCCAACTACAGCATGGCTTGGCATTGTCTTTATGGCGGTTTGGCAAGCAACTGCTTTTAATACCATCTTATATCTAGCTGGTTTACAAACGGTACCTGGCGATATTTATGAAGCAGCCGCAATTGATGGGACAGGTCCATGGAGAAGGTTTTTTAGCATTACTTTTCCCTTAATCGCTCCTTTCTTTACAATCAATATGGTTCTTTCCATGAAAGGCTTTCTCATGGTGTTTGATCATATTGTTGCGTTAACAGGAGGAGGTCCTGGGCAATCAACAGAATCGATATCACTGCTTATATACAAAGGTGGATTTGGCGGAGGAGAATTTGCCTACCAATCAGCAAATGCGGTGATTTACTTCATTATTATTGTAGCAATATCCGTTTTCCAACTACGTGTCCTTCAGAAAAGGGAGGTTGACTTGTAG
- a CDS encoding CpsD/CapB family tyrosine-protein kinase: MKQEVSQLARRDKDKVLQLENRDLISLTNPKSPIAEQFRTIRTNIEFSNIDADLRTIVVTSSSPAEGKSTITANLAVVFAQQGKRVLVIDSDLRKPTTHYTFQIENHIGLSNVLTKQTTLEGTVQTTNQENLWALTSGPIPPNPSELLGSRSMISLLEKAKREYDIIILDSPPVLAVTDAQILSNLTDGVVLVVSSGKTQINSAKKTKELLESAKAKILGVVLNNKKVQKNQYYYYGGE, encoded by the coding sequence ATGAAACAAGAGGTGAGTCAGTTGGCTCGTAGGGATAAAGATAAGGTTCTCCAACTTGAAAATAGAGATTTGATCTCTTTAACAAATCCAAAGTCGCCAATAGCTGAACAATTTCGAACAATTCGTACAAATATCGAATTTTCAAATATTGACGCGGATTTACGTACAATAGTTGTTACATCCTCCAGTCCAGCTGAAGGGAAATCAACAATAACTGCTAATCTCGCTGTTGTATTTGCTCAGCAAGGAAAGCGTGTTTTGGTAATCGACTCTGATTTACGTAAACCAACTACCCATTATACATTTCAAATAGAGAATCATATCGGGCTATCTAATGTTCTAACTAAACAAACAACACTAGAGGGAACGGTGCAGACAACTAACCAAGAAAATCTATGGGCTTTAACAAGTGGACCAATTCCACCTAATCCTTCAGAACTTCTCGGTTCAAGAAGTATGATCTCCTTATTAGAAAAGGCCAAGAGAGAATATGATATTATCATTCTCGATTCGCCACCTGTATTAGCTGTGACAGATGCACAAATATTGTCCAATTTAACAGATGGAGTGGTTCTTGTTGTTAGTAGCGGGAAAACACAAATAAATTCTGCGAAGAAAACAAAGGAACTACTTGAAAGTGCAAAAGCGAAAATTCTTGGTGTCGTATTGAATAATAAAAAAGTACAGAAAAATCAATATTATTACTATGGGGGAGAGTAG
- a CDS encoding YveK family protein, which produces MEGSINLRERFQPLKKHLLLISIITVILTIASGIVSYFLLTPIYQSSTQILVNQSKNGQQIYSANELQTNLQLVNTYNVIIKSPAILDEVIKKEDLKMTSGALNKLISVSSEEDSQVVNVTVQYKNPQKAADIANAIATTFQNEIKKIMNVDNVSILAKAEISNNSSPIKPNPIFNMAIALVVGLIVGVGLAFLLDYLDNTIKKEQDIENQLDLPVLGTITTINVNGNTKNKGSQTKINETRGESVGS; this is translated from the coding sequence ATGGAAGGATCAATCAACTTAAGAGAGAGGTTTCAACCATTAAAGAAACATCTCTTACTCATTAGTATTATTACAGTTATTTTAACCATAGCAAGTGGAATAGTTAGTTACTTCCTTCTAACACCAATATACCAATCTTCAACACAAATTCTTGTGAATCAATCAAAAAATGGACAGCAAATTTATAGTGCTAATGAATTACAAACTAACCTTCAATTAGTTAATACATACAATGTCATTATTAAGAGTCCAGCGATTTTAGACGAAGTCATTAAAAAAGAGGATTTAAAAATGACTTCTGGAGCACTAAACAAATTAATTTCTGTTTCAAGTGAAGAAGACTCACAGGTTGTGAATGTTACGGTACAATATAAAAATCCGCAAAAGGCTGCGGATATCGCGAATGCAATTGCCACAACATTTCAAAATGAAATTAAAAAAATTATGAATGTTGATAACGTTAGCATTTTAGCAAAAGCTGAAATAAGCAATAACTCTTCACCAATTAAACCTAATCCTATATTTAATATGGCTATTGCCTTAGTAGTTGGGTTAATTGTTGGAGTAGGCTTAGCGTTCTTGCTTGATTATTTAGATAACACAATTAAAAAGGAACAAGATATTGAAAACCAGCTTGATCTTCCTGTATTAGGTACAATAACTACTATTAATGTGAATGGCAACACAAAGAACAAAGGAAGCCAAACAAAGATTAATGAAACAAGAGGTGAGTCAGTTGGCTCGTAG
- a CDS encoding lipopolysaccharide biosynthesis protein, with amino-acid sequence MSNLQKRISNLSILQKILPKIKEKNFIYNVFILVGGTAIGQGLTIIASPFLTRFYSPEDFGLLATYVSVLSILVVIASLRYELAIPLPKNNTVASNLLVLSLFIVFIFTLVISVLLIFFHDFLLKILNAPLLEKYLWLLPISILGAGIYKVLNYQAIRKQKFGHISKTKVTQSSSQVLVQLGIGVTFGSPIGLFIGDAVGRASGSGTLLKTILHEDKGDLKKWSLKGIKRAAIRYRKFPLVSSVSSLFNTAGLQLPQLLIITLYGAHIAGLFSLVQRVIGFPMTMVGQSVSQVYLSEVVKMVNIGGGKMRTMFLKTSLRLLAFGIVPVTILSFFGPSIFALFFGETWREAGEYSKVLGVMFLLQFIVSPLSQTLNILEYQKWQLGWDISRLLMVLAVFFLSNMFQFTPLISIVLYGVVMSIAYIVLYILSYIAITKGRHLKN; translated from the coding sequence ATGAGTAACTTGCAAAAGAGAATATCAAATTTATCAATATTACAAAAGATCCTACCTAAAATTAAAGAAAAAAACTTTATCTATAATGTATTTATTCTAGTTGGGGGTACAGCTATAGGACAAGGACTGACTATAATAGCTTCTCCCTTTCTAACTCGTTTTTACTCGCCAGAAGACTTTGGATTGTTAGCAACCTACGTCTCTGTATTATCAATTTTAGTAGTAATAGCTTCATTAAGATATGAATTAGCTATTCCACTACCTAAAAATAATACTGTAGCAAGTAATTTATTGGTTTTATCTTTATTTATTGTATTTATATTCACCTTAGTAATTAGCGTTCTATTAATATTTTTCCATGATTTTTTATTGAAGATACTGAATGCACCTTTATTAGAAAAATATCTATGGTTATTACCCATTAGTATTCTTGGAGCAGGAATCTATAAAGTTCTAAATTATCAGGCAATTAGAAAACAAAAATTTGGGCATATCTCAAAAACAAAAGTAACTCAAAGTTCAAGTCAAGTTCTCGTACAATTAGGAATTGGGGTAACTTTTGGAAGTCCTATAGGGCTATTTATTGGAGATGCTGTAGGACGTGCAAGTGGAAGTGGGACATTACTTAAGACGATACTACATGAAGATAAGGGAGATCTTAAGAAATGGTCGTTAAAGGGGATAAAGAGGGCTGCCATTCGATATAGAAAATTCCCTTTAGTATCAAGTGTTTCATCTTTATTTAATACAGCAGGGTTACAACTTCCTCAATTACTAATAATCACGCTTTATGGTGCCCATATAGCAGGTTTATTTAGCTTAGTACAAAGAGTCATTGGTTTTCCTATGACAATGGTAGGCCAATCGGTTTCTCAAGTCTATCTATCGGAAGTAGTAAAGATGGTGAATATCGGTGGGGGAAAAATGAGAACCATGTTTCTAAAAACTTCATTGAGACTTTTAGCTTTTGGTATAGTTCCCGTAACCATACTCTCTTTCTTTGGGCCTTCTATTTTTGCATTATTTTTTGGAGAAACTTGGCGTGAGGCTGGTGAGTATAGCAAAGTTCTAGGGGTGATGTTCTTACTGCAATTTATTGTATCACCTTTATCACAAACTCTAAACATATTAGAGTACCAAAAGTGGCAGTTGGGTTGGGATATATCAAGACTCCTAATGGTGTTGGCAGTATTTTTCTTATCTAATATGTTCCAGTTCACACCTTTAATTAGTATTGTTCTATACGGCGTGGTTATGTCGATAGCTTACATAGTACTGTATATTTTATCTTATATAGCAATAACCAAAGGTAGACATTTAAAAAATTAA
- a CDS encoding sugar transferase: MGVKEIEKKLLDEPTINNIKVPSVHRYLIFKSFFDFVLALIGIIITFPILTLFCLLIKLESKGPAFYTQERVGIKGTKFYVIKLRSMYTNAEAKGAQWASKDDPRVTKIGKFIRQTRIDEIPQLINVLKGDMSIIGPRPERPFFTKQFENEIPGFINRLAVKPGLTGWAQVNGGYDITPKQKLEHDLFYINNLSFKIDLKIFLKTILVVFTGDGAR; this comes from the coding sequence ATGGGTGTGAAGGAAATCGAAAAAAAATTACTAGATGAGCCTACTATTAATAATATAAAAGTTCCCAGTGTTCATCGCTATTTAATATTCAAAAGCTTTTTTGACTTTGTTTTAGCATTAATAGGTATTATAATTACTTTTCCAATTTTGACTTTATTTTGTTTACTTATAAAATTAGAATCTAAAGGGCCTGCTTTTTACACTCAGGAAAGGGTAGGCATAAAAGGGACGAAATTTTATGTTATAAAGCTTAGATCAATGTATACAAATGCCGAGGCAAAAGGGGCACAATGGGCCTCAAAAGATGACCCTAGGGTTACCAAAATAGGAAAGTTTATTAGACAAACTCGAATTGATGAAATTCCTCAATTAATTAATGTGTTAAAGGGGGATATGAGTATAATAGGACCTAGGCCTGAAAGACCTTTTTTTACAAAACAATTTGAAAACGAAATCCCTGGCTTTATAAATAGGTTAGCTGTAAAACCAGGCCTGACTGGATGGGCTCAGGTGAATGGTGGATACGATATAACTCCTAAGCAAAAACTAGAACATGACTTATTTTATATTAACAATTTATCCTTTAAAATTGACTTGAAAATTTTTCTGAAAACAATATTAGTAGTTTTTACAGGTGATGGAGCAAGGTAA
- a CDS encoding ABC transporter ATP-binding protein: MAKLSLNHIYKMYDKNITAVEDFNLEIGDKEFIVFVGPSGCGKSTTLRMIAGLEEISKGDFYIDGERVNDVAPKDRDIAMVFQNYALYPHMSVYGNMAFGLKLRKFSKTEIDRRVKEAARILGLEEYLDRKPKALSGGQRQRVALGRAIVRGAKVFLMDEPLSNLDAKLRVQMRSEIAKLHQRLQTTTIYVTHDQTEAMTMATRLVVMKDGIIQQVGAPKEVYENPANVFVGGFIGSPAMNFFKGMLEEGVFGIGTTRIGVTEGKMKTLREKGYVGKEMILGVRPEDFHDEPLFIESSQDTVINSTVEVAELMGAETMVYSHIDDQRFVARVDARTEVKHGQSIKLALDMNKAHFFDAETGLRISLP, from the coding sequence ATGGCTAAGTTAAGTTTGAATCATATTTATAAAATGTACGATAAAAATATTACAGCAGTAGAAGACTTCAATCTTGAGATCGGCGACAAAGAGTTTATTGTTTTTGTTGGTCCATCTGGATGCGGGAAGTCAACAACGCTTCGCATGATTGCAGGTCTTGAAGAGATTTCAAAAGGCGATTTTTATATTGATGGGGAGCGTGTGAATGACGTAGCACCCAAAGATCGTGACATTGCGATGGTTTTCCAAAACTATGCCTTATATCCGCATATGAGTGTTTATGGCAATATGGCATTTGGTTTAAAACTGCGCAAGTTCTCCAAAACAGAGATTGATCGTCGTGTAAAAGAAGCCGCTCGGATTCTTGGATTAGAAGAATACTTAGACCGCAAACCAAAAGCATTATCAGGAGGACAGCGGCAGCGGGTTGCGTTGGGACGTGCAATTGTGAGAGGTGCTAAAGTATTCTTGATGGACGAGCCGTTATCGAACTTGGATGCTAAGCTGCGTGTGCAAATGCGCTCTGAAATTGCCAAACTGCATCAACGCTTACAAACAACAACAATTTATGTAACACATGATCAAACAGAAGCAATGACAATGGCAACTCGTCTTGTTGTCATGAAAGATGGTATTATCCAGCAAGTTGGGGCACCAAAAGAAGTGTATGAGAATCCTGCTAATGTTTTTGTGGGAGGATTTATCGGTTCTCCGGCGATGAACTTTTTTAAAGGGATGTTAGAAGAAGGCGTCTTCGGAATTGGGACAACCCGTATTGGCGTAACAGAAGGAAAGATGAAAACATTGCGTGAAAAAGGGTATGTTGGAAAGGAAATGATTTTAGGCGTACGTCCAGAAGATTTCCATGATGAGCCACTCTTTATCGAATCTTCTCAAGATACCGTGATTAATAGCACAGTAGAAGTAGCGGAATTGATGGGAGCGGAAACAATGGTTTATTCACACATTGATGACCAAAGGTTTGTAGCACGTGTTGATGCTCGAACAGAAGTAAAACATGGACAATCTATTAAATTGGCTCTAGACATGAACAAAGCCCATTTCTTTGACGCGGAGACTGGACTTCGTATTTCGCTCCCTTAA
- a CDS encoding competence protein ComK, whose amino-acid sequence MVFNKIDSFVNQNTQSILPYANSSYQSIVYEGGEAYKCHDTPKKIIEDACLFAGSTYGGRRIVATKLLGYQRKTPILVCPHRRICLMPTGAPERFMDCSWFSVLHIAKIINNYEGTNHPAIQLKSGVYISVPNSYIVLRQQFERAQTCLNFFTERENDSGYFSD is encoded by the coding sequence ATGGTTTTTAACAAGATTGATAGTTTTGTGAATCAAAATACCCAATCGATACTGCCCTACGCAAATTCGTCGTACCAGTCTATCGTATATGAAGGAGGTGAAGCGTATAAATGTCATGATACGCCGAAGAAGATTATTGAAGATGCTTGTCTTTTTGCAGGATCAACATATGGGGGGAGAAGAATTGTTGCAACCAAATTGTTAGGGTATCAACGCAAAACACCAATTCTTGTTTGTCCGCACCGAAGAATATGCTTAATGCCAACAGGAGCTCCTGAACGATTTATGGACTGTTCCTGGTTCTCGGTTTTACATATTGCTAAAATTATTAACAACTATGAAGGAACAAATCATCCAGCAATTCAGTTAAAAAGTGGCGTCTACATTTCTGTTCCAAATTCATACATCGTGCTTCGACAGCAATTCGAGCGAGCACAAACCTGTTTGAATTTTTTTACAGAACGAGAGAACGATTCTGGATACTTTTCAGATTAA
- a CDS encoding tyrosine-protein phosphatase produces the protein MIDIHSHILPGIDDGALTMENAINMARVAVDEGITKLIATPHHQNGIFFNRKQDILKRVTNLNHVLRSEDIPLEILPGQETRIYGDLLEDFEKGDILTLNHTHYLFIELPSGYVPNYTEQLLFNIQLKGLTPIIVHPERNAEFMENPENLLNLVKKGTLTQVTTSSLTGNFGKKIQKFSMQLIEANLTHFIASDAHNILTRSFCIKESIAEIDKEFGNQIVHYFQENAALLIQGQAVYKQEPSPIRRKKFLGIF, from the coding sequence TTGATTGATATTCATAGTCACATTTTACCTGGCATTGACGATGGTGCATTGACGATGGAGAATGCGATTAATATGGCGAGGGTAGCTGTAGACGAAGGGATTACGAAGCTAATTGCTACTCCGCATCATCAGAACGGAATATTTTTTAATAGGAAACAAGATATTTTAAAGAGGGTAACGAATCTTAATCATGTGCTTCGAAGTGAGGATATCCCCTTAGAGATTCTGCCAGGTCAGGAGACACGAATTTACGGTGATTTATTAGAAGATTTTGAGAAGGGAGATATTTTAACTCTCAATCACACGCACTACTTATTTATTGAATTGCCTTCTGGGTATGTTCCAAATTATACGGAACAACTTTTGTTTAATATACAGTTAAAGGGATTGACGCCGATTATTGTACATCCAGAGAGAAATGCTGAATTTATGGAGAATCCGGAGAATCTACTTAATCTTGTTAAGAAGGGGACACTTACCCAAGTTACAACTAGTAGTTTGACCGGAAACTTCGGAAAGAAGATTCAGAAATTTTCAATGCAGTTAATTGAGGCAAATTTGACTCATTTTATTGCTTCTGATGCCCATAATATTTTAACGAGAAGTTTTTGTATTAAGGAATCTATCGCTGAAATAGATAAAGAATTTGGAAATCAGATAGTTCATTATTTTCAGGAGAATGCTGCTCTCCTTATACAGGGACAAGCTGTTTATAAACAAGAACCAAGTCCAATTAGGCGTAAAAAATTTTTAGGGATTTTTTAA